The Arthrobacter sp. PM3 genome contains the following window.
GTCTCCAGTCTACCACGGGCGGCCCGCTGCCCTTAATCGGCGCGGAAAAGCCGGGCCCGGGCCCTTAAACAGGACCGGTCCCCCACCGTGAGGTGAGGGACCGGTCCGGTGACCAGAGGTCAGGGCGGAAACCCGCCCTGCCCGTTAGCGGAAGTCGCTGCCGAGATCGTAGTCATCCAGCGGGATGGCGTGGAACTCCGGAGCCCCGTCGCCGCCCAGGGTGTCGTAGGAGAAGTCACTGAATGCGCTGGGGCCGGTGAACAGGTTGGCCTTTGCTTCCTCAGTGGGTTCCACCGTGACCTCGGTGTAGCGCGGAAGACCCGTGCCGGCCGGGATGAGCTTACCGATGATGACGTTTTCCTTGAGGCCGAGCAGCGGATCGCTCTTGCCTTCCATGGCCGCCTGCGTCAGGACGCGGGTGGTCTCCTGGAAGGAAGCAGCGGACAGCCAGGACTCGGTCGCCAGGGACGCCTTGGTGATGCCCATGAGCTCGGGACGGCCGGAAGCCGGCGTCTTGCCCTCGGACACAACACGGCGGTTGGCCTCTTCGAAGCGGCTGCGCTCGGCGAGCTCGCCGGGCAGCAGATCCGATTCACCGGACTCGATGACCGTGACGCGGCGCAGCATCTGGCGGACGATAACCTCGACGTGCTTGTCGTGGATACCGATGCCCTGGCTGCGGTACACGCCCTGGACCTCGTCCACCAGGAACTTCTGCGCGGCACGGGGACCCATGATGCGCAGCACCTGCTTGGGGTCGACCGGACCGTTGATGAGCTTCTGGCCGACGCTGACGTGGTCGCCGTCTTCGATCAGGAGACGTGAACGGCGCAGCACCGGGTAGGCGATCTCTTCGGATCCGTCATCCGGGGTGATGACCAGGCGCATCTGGCGCTCGGACTCTTCGATGGCGACGCGGCCGGCTGCTTCAGCAATCGGTGCGACACCCTTCGGAGTACGGGCTTCGAAGAGCTCCTGGATACGGGGCAGACCCTGGGTGATGTCGTCGCCGCCGCCGGCGGAAACAGCACCACCGGTGTGGAACGTACGCATGGTCAGCTGGGTACCCGGCTCACCGATGGACTGTGCGGCGATGATGCCCACGGCCTCACCGATGTCGACGGTCTTGCCCGTGGCCAGCGAACGGCCGTAGCAGAGCGCGCAGGTGCCGACGCTGGACTCACAGGTGAGCACGGAGCGGACCTTGACCTCGGTGATGCCGGCTGCGAACAGTTCGGCAATGACGACGTCGCCGCAGTCGGTGCCGGCCGCGGCCAGGACCTTGCCCGAGGCGTCGACGACGTCCACGGCCAGGGTGCGGGCGTAGGCGCTGTTCTCGACGTTCTCGTCCAGGACCAGCTCACCGTTGGAGTCTGCCACCGCGATCGCGGTCATCAGGCCGCGCTCGGTGCCGCAGTCCTCTTCGCGGACAATGACGTCCTGCGAGACGTCCACCAGACGACGGGTCAGGTAACCCGAGTTGGCGGTACGCAGGGCGGTGTCGGCCAGACCCTTACGGGCACCGTGCGTGGCGATGAAGTATTCCAGCACCGACAGGCCCTCACGGTAGGAGGACTTGATCGGACGCGGGATGATTTCACCCTTCGGGTTGGCCACCAGGCCACGGATACCCGCGATCTGGCGGACCTGCATCCAGTTACCACGTGCACCGGAGGACACCATGCGGTTGATGGTGTTCATCGGGGACAGGCTGTCACGCATCGCCTGGGCGATCTCGTTGGTTGCCTTGTTCCAGATCTCGATCAGTTCCTGGCGACGCTCGTCATCGTCGATCAGGCCCTTGTCGTACTGGCCCTGGATCTTGGCGGCCATGGTCTCGTAACCGGCGAGGAGCTCCGGCTTGGACGCCGGAACCTCGATGTCGGAGATGGCGACCGTGACGCCCGAACGGGTGGCCCAGTAGAAACCGGCGTCCTTCAGGTTGTCCAGCGTTGCCGCGGTGACGACCTTCGGGTAACGCTCGGCGAGGTCGTTGACGATCCGGGACAGCTCGCCCTTGTCGGCAACAGCCTCAACCCACGGGTAGTCCGCGGGCAGCGCCTGGTTGAAGATGACCTGTCCGAGGGAGGTCTCGACCAAAGCGGTCTGACCGGGCTCCCAGCCCTCCGGGGCTTCCCAGCCGGCGTACGGCACGAAGCCGTCGAGGCGGATCTTGACCTTGGAGTTCAGGTGCAGCTCGTGCAGGTCGAACGCCATGATGGCTTCCGCCACGGAGGAGAAGATCCGGCCCTCGCCAGCTGAACCGACACGCTTGGTGGTCAGGTGGTAGAGGCCGATGATCATATCCTGCGAGGGCAGCGTCACCGGGCGGCCGTCGGAGGGCTTCAGGATGTTGTTCGAGGACAGCATCAGGATGCGGGCTTCGGCCTGGGCTTCGGGGCTCAGCGGCAGGTGGACTGCCATCTGGTCGCCGTCGAAGTCGGCGTTGAAGGCGCCACAGACCAGCGGGTGAAGCTGGATTGCCTTGCCTTCAACCAGCTGCGGCTCGAACGCCTGGATGCCGAGGCGGTGCAGGGTAGGTGCACGGTTCAGCAGCACGGGGTGCTCGGTGATGATCTCTTCGAGGACGTCCCAGACCTGCGGGCGGTAGCGCTCCACCATCCGCTTGGCCGACTTGATGTTCTGGGCGTGGTTGAGGTCAACCAGGCGCTTCATCACGAACGGCTTGAAGAGCTCCAGGGCCATCTGCTTGGGCAGGCCGCACTGGTGCAGCTTCAGCTGCGGGCCGACGACGATGACCGAACGGCCGGAGTAGTCGACGCGCTTGCCGAGGAGGTTCTGGCGGAAACGGCCCTGCTTGCCCTTGAGCATGTCGCTCAGGGACTTCAACGGACGGTTGCCCGGTCCGGTGACCGGACGGCCGCGGCGGCCGTTGTCGAAGAGGCTGTCAACAGCTTCCTGAAGCATGCGCTTCTCGTTGTTGACGATGATCTCCGGGGCACCGAGGTCAAGCAGGCGCTTGAGGCGGTTGTTGCGGTTGATCACGCGGCGGTAGAGGTCGTTGAGGTCGGAGGTCGCGAAGCGGCCACCGTCCAGCTGGACCATCGGGCGCAGTTCCGGCGGGATCACCGGGACGGCGTCCAGCACCATGCCGAGCGGGCTGTTGTTGGTGGTCAGGAACGCGTTGACCACCTTGAGCCGCTTCAGGGCGCGGGTCTTGCGCTGGCCTTTGCCGTTGGCGATGACGTCGCGCAGCATGTCGGACTCGGCCTGCATGTCGAAGCTCTCAAGACGCTTCTTGATGGCTTCGGCACCCATGGAGCCCTCGAAGTACATGCCGTAGCGGTCCCGCAGCTCGCGGTACAGGCCCTCGTCACCTTCGAGGTCGGCGACCTTGAGGTTCTTGAAACGGTCCCAGACCTGCTCGAGGCGCTCGATGTCGGCGTCGGCACGCTTGCGCACGTTTGCCATC
Protein-coding sequences here:
- a CDS encoding DNA-directed RNA polymerase subunit beta', whose product is MSSESSFGLMQIGLATAEDIRGWSYGEVKKPETINYRTLKPEKDGLFCEKIFGPSRDWECYCGKYKRVRFKGIICERCGVEVTRAKVRRERMGHIELAAPVTHIWYFKGVPSRLGYLLDLAPKDLEKVIYFAAYMITSVDADSRHEELPNLQVEHDIEKKQLIDNRDSDIAAIARDLENELARLEGEGAKAADKKKARDSADRQMANVRKRADADIERLEQVWDRFKNLKVADLEGDEGLYRELRDRYGMYFEGSMGAEAIKKRLESFDMQAESDMLRDVIANGKGQRKTRALKRLKVVNAFLTTNNSPLGMVLDAVPVIPPELRPMVQLDGGRFATSDLNDLYRRVINRNNRLKRLLDLGAPEIIVNNEKRMLQEAVDSLFDNGRRGRPVTGPGNRPLKSLSDMLKGKQGRFRQNLLGKRVDYSGRSVIVVGPQLKLHQCGLPKQMALELFKPFVMKRLVDLNHAQNIKSAKRMVERYRPQVWDVLEEIITEHPVLLNRAPTLHRLGIQAFEPQLVEGKAIQLHPLVCGAFNADFDGDQMAVHLPLSPEAQAEARILMLSSNNILKPSDGRPVTLPSQDMIIGLYHLTTKRVGSAGEGRIFSSVAEAIMAFDLHELHLNSKVKIRLDGFVPYAGWEAPEGWEPGQTALVETSLGQVIFNQALPADYPWVEAVADKGELSRIVNDLAERYPKVVTAATLDNLKDAGFYWATRSGVTVAISDIEVPASKPELLAGYETMAAKIQGQYDKGLIDDDERRQELIEIWNKATNEIAQAMRDSLSPMNTINRMVSSGARGNWMQVRQIAGIRGLVANPKGEIIPRPIKSSYREGLSVLEYFIATHGARKGLADTALRTANSGYLTRRLVDVSQDVIVREEDCGTERGLMTAIAVADSNGELVLDENVENSAYARTLAVDVVDASGKVLAAAGTDCGDVVIAELFAAGITEVKVRSVLTCESSVGTCALCYGRSLATGKTVDIGEAVGIIAAQSIGEPGTQLTMRTFHTGGAVSAGGGDDITQGLPRIQELFEARTPKGVAPIAEAAGRVAIEESERQMRLVITPDDGSEEIAYPVLRRSRLLIEDGDHVSVGQKLINGPVDPKQVLRIMGPRAAQKFLVDEVQGVYRSQGIGIHDKHVEVIVRQMLRRVTVIESGESDLLPGELAERSRFEEANRRVVSEGKTPASGRPELMGITKASLATESWLSAASFQETTRVLTQAAMEGKSDPLLGLKENVIIGKLIPAGTGLPRYTEVTVEPTEEAKANLFTGPSAFSDFSYDTLGGDGAPEFHAIPLDDYDLGSDFR